Proteins from one Deinococcus sp. AB2017081 genomic window:
- a CDS encoding aminopeptidase, with product MTTTETTPAALTFDEKLRNYARLAVRVGLGVKPGQRVLVQAPVDTAPLARLVVREAYAAGASFVDVRWDDDDVVLARFELAPDGSFDTISQWRVDAELETANAGGAVIAIRATDPNLLGNVDQVRVAAYQKALATYRRPYSQQVMTNRLNWNLISAPIPGWAQLMFPDASADMAVEQQWDAIFAATRADQPDPVALWEEHLAHLKRRRDVLTGKRYHALHFRGGETDLTVGLADDHIWGGGAADTPGGITFTANIPTEEVWTAPHRERVDGVVVSTKPLSYQGVLIDGIRIEFASGRIVSATARQGQDALTRMIATDEGSHRLGEVALVPHSSPISKSGLFFFNTLYDENAASHIAIGSAYRFNVRGGVDMPLEDFLKAGGNDSLTHVDWMIGSDQIDVDGVARDGTREPVMRAGEFVI from the coding sequence ATGACCACGACCGAGACCACTCCGGCAGCCCTGACCTTCGACGAGAAACTCCGCAACTACGCACGTCTGGCCGTGCGGGTCGGTCTGGGCGTGAAGCCCGGCCAGCGCGTGCTGGTGCAGGCTCCGGTGGACACCGCGCCCCTGGCCCGCCTGGTCGTGCGCGAGGCCTACGCCGCCGGCGCGAGCTTCGTGGATGTCCGCTGGGACGATGACGACGTGGTGCTCGCCCGCTTCGAGCTGGCCCCGGACGGCAGTTTCGACACCATCAGCCAGTGGCGCGTGGATGCGGAACTGGAGACGGCGAACGCGGGCGGCGCGGTCATCGCCATCCGCGCCACCGATCCGAATCTGCTCGGCAATGTGGATCAGGTGCGGGTGGCCGCGTATCAGAAGGCGCTGGCCACGTACCGCCGGCCCTACTCGCAGCAGGTCATGACCAACCGCCTGAACTGGAACCTGATCAGTGCCCCCATTCCCGGCTGGGCGCAGCTCATGTTCCCGGACGCCAGCGCCGACATGGCAGTCGAGCAGCAGTGGGACGCGATCTTTGCCGCCACCCGCGCCGACCAGCCTGATCCGGTGGCGCTGTGGGAGGAGCACCTCGCGCACCTGAAGCGCCGCCGCGACGTGCTGACCGGCAAGCGGTACCACGCGCTGCACTTCCGTGGCGGCGAGACCGACCTGACCGTGGGCCTCGCGGACGACCACATCTGGGGCGGCGGCGCGGCCGACACCCCCGGCGGCATCACCTTCACGGCCAACATTCCCACCGAGGAGGTCTGGACGGCCCCGCACCGCGAGCGGGTGGACGGCGTGGTCGTCAGCACCAAGCCCCTGTCGTACCAGGGCGTGCTGATCGATGGGATCCGGATCGAGTTCGCAAGCGGGCGGATCGTCAGCGCCACGGCCCGCCAGGGCCAGGACGCCCTGACGCGCATGATCGCCACCGACGAGGGCAGCCACCGCCTGGGCGAGGTCGCGCTGGTGCCGCACTCCAGCCCGATCAGCAAGTCCGGCCTGTTCTTCTTCAACACCCTGTACGACGAGAACGCCGCCAGCCATATCGCCATTGGCAGCGCGTACCGATTCAACGTCAGAGGCGGTGTGGACATGCCCCTGGAGGACTTCCTGAAGGCCGGCGGCAACGACTCCCTGACCCACGTGGACTGGATGATCGGCAGTGATCAGATCGACGTGGACGGCGTGGCGAGGGACGGCACCCGCGAGCCGGTCATGCGTGCGGGCGAGTTCGTGATCTGA
- a CDS encoding DUF4127 family protein — translation MRSAVALTSICVLFASCAASAQSLIPLDSRPATRVLPALIAGLGGGSPQVPPTELLGTATRAADPLALGAWLETQPVSGPLVVALDALAYGGLVQSRTSPLTAAQALTRLELIRAWHARTGQPVYAFITLPREPDATDRARNLEVVRAMIAWAREGVFSELHVTWDDALPGSPSPAEGAALAKDIPANVRVYPGADEVLSMLAARALSPQARTVRVEYSDPKAAQAVMRYEGIPLTQSAVNHAHGSGFTVVDTGGADLTLYVYNGGDPRRAAVRISTLLRSQRVAVADVAQVNTGNPRLWADLSTLRQTANLQALAAWGTPGNNLGSALAHAKLALDGGSAVRQDALLAREYANDVIYSAQVRALLRKSLPESALAGQDAQTQLFTLAREFFPLRVGNAYTLKDAFLPWGRSFEWEFDLTPESSVP, via the coding sequence ATGCGGTCTGCCGTTGCCCTCACGTCGATCTGCGTGCTGTTCGCGTCCTGCGCGGCCAGTGCCCAGTCGCTGATTCCACTCGATTCCCGTCCGGCCACCCGCGTCCTGCCCGCCCTGATCGCGGGCCTGGGCGGCGGCTCGCCGCAGGTGCCGCCGACCGAACTGCTGGGCACGGCCACCCGTGCGGCCGATCCGCTGGCCCTGGGGGCATGGCTGGAGACGCAGCCCGTGAGCGGCCCGCTGGTCGTGGCGCTGGACGCCCTGGCGTACGGGGGGCTGGTGCAGTCCCGCACGAGCCCGCTGACGGCGGCGCAGGCCCTGACCCGGCTGGAGCTGATCCGGGCGTGGCATGCCCGCACCGGCCAGCCGGTCTACGCCTTCATCACCCTGCCGCGCGAGCCGGATGCCACGGACCGGGCCCGGAACCTGGAGGTCGTGCGGGCCATGATCGCGTGGGCTCGCGAAGGTGTGTTCTCAGAGCTGCATGTCACATGGGACGACGCGCTGCCCGGCAGCCCCTCGCCGGCCGAGGGGGCCGCGCTGGCCAAGGACATCCCCGCCAACGTGCGCGTGTATCCCGGCGCGGACGAGGTGCTGTCCATGCTCGCGGCGCGGGCCCTGTCGCCGCAGGCGCGCACCGTGCGCGTGGAGTACAGCGACCCGAAGGCCGCGCAGGCCGTCATGCGCTATGAGGGCATTCCCCTGACCCAGAGCGCCGTGAATCACGCGCACGGGAGCGGCTTCACAGTCGTGGACACGGGCGGTGCCGATCTGACGCTGTATGTGTACAACGGCGGCGACCCGCGCCGGGCGGCCGTACGGATCAGCACGCTGCTGCGCTCGCAGCGGGTCGCCGTGGCCGACGTGGCGCAGGTGAACACCGGCAACCCCCGGCTGTGGGCCGACCTGAGCACCCTGCGCCAGACCGCGAACCTGCAAGCTCTGGCCGCGTGGGGCACGCCCGGTAACAACCTGGGCAGCGCCCTGGCCCACGCGAAACTCGCCCTGGACGGTGGCAGCGCCGTGCGCCAGGACGCCCTGCTGGCCCGCGAGTACGCCAACGACGTGATCTACAGCGCCCAGGTGCGGGCCCTGCTGCGTAAATCTCTGCCCGAATCCGCGCTGGCCGGTCAGGACGCACAGACCCAGCTGTTCACGCTGGCCAGGGAGTTCTTCCCGCTGCGGGTGGGCAACGCCTATACCCTGAAGGACGCCTTCCTGCCGTGGGGCCGCTCCTTCGAGTGGGAGTTCGACCTGACGCCCGAGTCCAGCGTGCCGTGA
- the rpmF gene encoding 50S ribosomal protein L32 — MAKHPVPKKKTSKSKRDMRRSHHALTAPNLSECPHCHAKKLSHHICPSCGYYDGRQVLAV; from the coding sequence ATGGCCAAGCATCCCGTCCCCAAGAAGAAGACCAGCAAGAGCAAGCGCGACATGCGCCGCAGCCACCACGCGCTGACCGCTCCGAACCTCAGCGAGTGCCCCCACTGCCACGCCAAGAAGCTCTCGCACCACATCTGCCCCAGCTGCGGCTACTACGACGGCCGCCAGGTGCTGGCCGTCTGA
- a CDS encoding carbonic anhydrase, protein MDDPAELLAADLQRRILDAIRRGASMEDIADLKDADIQSPEAAIQALKDGNARFFSGQVARPEIGANTRRAHIMGQTPYAAVLACSDSRVPVELVFDQGLGQLFVVRVAGNVVGGAALGTLEYALEHLDVQLIMVLGHEGCGAVAAALLPEQRVAQEPENLQELIRCIQPSVAGLPVIRDKKARMREAVLNNIRHQAHLLRQHPLIRDAEAAGRIRVVGGYYEIGSGAVDFLVDDEDLRP, encoded by the coding sequence ATGGACGACCCCGCTGAACTGCTGGCCGCCGACCTGCAACGCCGCATCCTGGACGCCATCCGGCGCGGCGCGAGCATGGAGGACATCGCGGATCTCAAGGACGCCGACATCCAGAGCCCGGAAGCCGCCATCCAGGCCCTCAAGGACGGCAATGCCCGCTTCTTCAGCGGACAGGTCGCCCGGCCGGAGATCGGCGCGAACACCCGCCGTGCCCACATCATGGGACAGACGCCCTACGCGGCGGTGCTGGCGTGCAGTGACAGCCGCGTGCCGGTCGAACTGGTGTTCGACCAGGGGCTGGGGCAGCTGTTCGTGGTGCGTGTGGCGGGCAACGTCGTCGGCGGGGCCGCCCTGGGCACTCTGGAGTACGCCCTGGAGCATCTGGACGTGCAGCTGATCATGGTGCTGGGACACGAGGGCTGCGGCGCCGTCGCGGCCGCCCTGCTGCCCGAGCAGCGCGTGGCGCAGGAACCCGAGAACCTCCAGGAACTGATCCGCTGCATCCAGCCCAGCGTGGCGGGCCTGCCGGTCATCCGTGACAAGAAGGCCCGCATGCGGGAGGCCGTGCTGAACAACATCCGCCATCAGGCCCACCTGCTGCGCCAGCACCCCCTGATCCGCGACGCCGAGGCCGCCGGCCGCATCCGCGTGGTCGGTGGCTACTACGAGATCGGCTCCGGGGCCGTGGACTTCCTGGTCGATGACGAGGATCTGAGGCCGTAA
- a CDS encoding glucodextranase DOMON-like domain-containing protein → MLSLLTAAMLTIPDPAGDARGDGGYVLPTRPAISQDTLDLRSFSAQPQGQGMRLTVAFGQLGNPWNAPGGYSAGVTDIFVRTGFGGQSVLGDTGLRVRGASGWQYHVRVTGFGTTLKTVTEDGRDVRALPAPTMRVSGASLVIDAAIPPGTYAYWVTNSVYSPLSADGVLRPTTGGGASALQAGRADAPVPVDVLAPAGDLGAYTDFTVAPQGETRNTATLILAGLGLLGLLITLGATIAVWRRGR, encoded by the coding sequence GTGCTGTCCCTGCTCACGGCCGCCATGCTCACCATTCCGGATCCGGCCGGCGACGCCCGTGGAGACGGGGGCTATGTGCTCCCCACCCGCCCCGCCATCAGCCAGGACACCCTGGATCTGCGGTCGTTCAGCGCCCAGCCCCAGGGTCAGGGCATGCGCCTGACCGTCGCCTTCGGGCAACTGGGCAATCCGTGGAACGCCCCCGGCGGCTACTCGGCGGGCGTGACCGACATCTTCGTGCGCACCGGCTTCGGCGGCCAGTCCGTGCTGGGCGACACGGGCCTGCGGGTGCGCGGCGCGTCCGGGTGGCAGTACCACGTCCGCGTCACGGGCTTTGGCACCACGCTGAAGACCGTGACCGAGGACGGCCGGGACGTACGGGCCCTGCCCGCCCCGACCATGCGGGTGTCTGGAGCCAGTCTGGTCATCGACGCGGCCATCCCGCCCGGCACGTACGCGTACTGGGTGACCAACTCGGTGTACAGCCCCCTGTCGGCCGACGGTGTGCTGCGGCCGACGACGGGGGGCGGGGCGTCGGCGCTCCAGGCGGGGCGGGCGGACGCGCCGGTGCCGGTGGACGTGCTGGCCCCGGCCGGCGACCTGGGGGCCTACACCGACTTCACCGTGGCCCCCCAGGGTGAGACGCGCAACACGGCCACGCTGATCCTGGCCGGGCTGGGGCTGCTGGGGCTGCTGATCACGCTGGGGGCCACGATCGCCGTGTGGCGGCGCGGCCGGTGA
- a CDS encoding HD domain-containing protein has protein sequence MTDLHRIRTELADAFALGTHSLHGPAHWAGVELHAVRLAELGGGDPEVCRWFAVFHDAARQDEGHDTGHGARGAALVQHHRPRLPLTDAQVEVLAQACHSHELGHVTDDPTIGACWDADRLELVRVGIRPRADLMSTAAGQAAARDREGWMRTLAAQE, from the coding sequence ATGACCGACCTGCACCGCATCCGCACGGAGCTGGCCGACGCCTTCGCGCTGGGGACGCACAGTCTGCACGGCCCGGCGCACTGGGCCGGGGTCGAGCTGCACGCCGTGCGGCTGGCGGAACTGGGTGGCGGAGACCCCGAGGTCTGCCGCTGGTTCGCTGTCTTCCACGACGCCGCCCGTCAGGACGAGGGCCACGACACCGGCCACGGCGCACGCGGCGCAGCGCTGGTGCAGCACCACCGGCCCCGCCTGCCCCTGACCGATGCCCAGGTCGAGGTGCTGGCCCAGGCGTGCCACAGCCACGAACTCGGCCACGTGACGGACGATCCGACCATCGGCGCGTGCTGGGATGCCGACCGCCTGGAACTCGTGCGGGTCGGCATACGGCCCAGAGCCGACCTGATGAGCACCGCCGCCGGCCAGGCCGCCGCCCGCGACCGCGAGGGCTGGATGCGGACGCTGGCCGCGCAGGAGTAA
- a CDS encoding NUDIX hydrolase: MTAVDYVQHLRSRIGHAPVNWAGVCALVVNGSGEVLLQRRTDTGGWGTPGGIAELGEALEDTLVRELHEETGLTPRDPLLFAVISGPDTYVRLPNGDEFYQVTTVYVVREWNGSPRADGVEGHALRFFPLDALPAGLGPVDRRALERLRVCLSVY; the protein is encoded by the coding sequence GTGACGGCTGTGGACTACGTGCAGCACCTGCGCTCCCGCATCGGCCACGCGCCCGTCAACTGGGCCGGCGTGTGTGCCCTGGTCGTCAACGGCAGCGGCGAGGTGCTGCTGCAACGCCGCACCGACACCGGCGGCTGGGGCACACCCGGCGGCATCGCGGAACTGGGCGAGGCGCTGGAGGACACCCTGGTGCGCGAACTGCACGAGGAGACCGGCCTGACGCCGCGAGATCCCCTGCTGTTCGCGGTCATCAGTGGCCCGGACACCTACGTTCGGCTCCCGAACGGCGACGAGTTCTATCAGGTCACGACCGTGTACGTGGTGCGCGAGTGGAATGGATCGCCCCGCGCCGATGGCGTCGAGGGCCATGCCCTGCGGTTCTTCCCGCTGGACGCACTGCCTGCCGGCCTCGGCCCGGTCGACCGGCGTGCGCTGGAGCGGCTGCGGGTGTGCCTCAGCGTGTACTGA
- a CDS encoding P1 family peptidase, with the protein MTTLNTTLTAIPEFLVGHWTDPVGQTGCTVLLCPPAGAVASGSFLGPSPGTREGILLAPEKKVERVHGLLLTGGSAFGLAAASGVVRVLEERGIGHETPWARVPIVPAAVIYDLGVGNPQARPGEREGETAARAASSDPVLRGRVGAGTGATAGKYLGVGAVPGGLGSVSLERHGVRVGALAVVNPIGDVLDEQGSVLAGPGVGPGALAFTPGEVESTTLVAVVTEHTLTKADCRRLADSAQTALARVIHPSHTFWDGDSAFVLSSGVLPPADPLLLGALVQEAVCAAVRDAVRSAASGV; encoded by the coding sequence ATGACCACGCTGAACACGACCCTCACGGCCATTCCAGAGTTTCTGGTCGGCCACTGGACAGACCCGGTGGGCCAGACCGGCTGCACCGTGCTCCTGTGTCCACCGGCCGGGGCCGTGGCATCGGGGTCGTTCCTGGGGCCGAGTCCGGGCACGCGTGAGGGCATCCTGCTCGCGCCGGAGAAGAAGGTCGAGCGGGTGCACGGGCTGCTGCTGACGGGTGGGAGCGCCTTCGGGCTGGCGGCGGCGTCAGGCGTGGTGCGCGTGCTGGAGGAACGCGGGATCGGGCACGAGACGCCGTGGGCACGGGTGCCCATCGTCCCGGCGGCCGTGATCTACGACCTGGGCGTGGGCAACCCACAGGCGCGGCCGGGCGAACGGGAGGGAGAGACCGCCGCGCGGGCCGCGTCGTCCGATCCGGTGCTGCGTGGCCGGGTGGGCGCGGGCACCGGGGCGACGGCCGGGAAGTACCTGGGCGTGGGGGCCGTGCCCGGTGGCCTGGGCAGCGTATCGCTGGAGCGCCACGGCGTCCGCGTGGGGGCGCTGGCGGTCGTGAACCCGATCGGGGACGTGCTGGATGAGCAGGGCAGTGTGCTGGCCGGGCCGGGCGTGGGGCCGGGGGCCCTGGCCTTCACGCCGGGCGAGGTCGAGAGCACCACCCTGGTCGCGGTGGTCACGGAGCACACGCTGACCAAGGCCGACTGCCGGCGGCTGGCCGACTCGGCGCAGACCGCGCTGGCCCGCGTGATCCACCCCAGCCACACCTTCTGGGACGGCGACAGCGCCTTCGTCCTGAGTTCGGGCGTGCTGCCCCCGGCCGATCCGCTGCTGCTGGGGGCGCTGGTGCAGGAGGCCGTGTGCGCGGCGGTGAGGGACGCGGTACGGAGTGCGGCGTCTGGTGTGTAA
- a CDS encoding GNAT family N-acetyltransferase: MEPWQRIAHAEAQAHAGFGTSERFGPLVAAFVAPGLPLNTAWHDGTRVPDTAELAAFEAFSAAHAVPATLHVLSPAVPGLLPLLRERAYALEYVLHLYTHTLQTLPPVTLPVQEEPDADAWAAVSAQGFGPGSEDIMRVVAHAPGTRRFVARPGGVPAGSGALGVNGAVGALYGMSTLPDARNRGVQAALIAARLHAAQAAGATVATVFTTPGTGSERNVVRAGFTLGGMRLTFTRSISTR; encoded by the coding sequence ATGGAACCGTGGCAGCGCATCGCGCACGCAGAAGCGCAGGCCCATGCCGGGTTCGGCACCTCCGAACGTTTTGGGCCGCTGGTCGCGGCTTTCGTCGCGCCGGGCCTGCCGCTCAATACCGCGTGGCACGACGGCACCCGCGTGCCGGACACCGCAGAACTGGCCGCCTTCGAGGCCTTCAGCGCCGCCCATGCCGTGCCGGCCACGCTGCATGTCCTCTCCCCCGCCGTGCCCGGTCTGCTGCCGCTGCTGCGCGAACGGGCCTACGCGCTGGAGTATGTGCTGCACCTGTACACCCACACCCTGCAGACGCTGCCGCCCGTGACCCTGCCGGTGCAGGAGGAACCCGATGCGGATGCCTGGGCGGCCGTGTCGGCGCAGGGCTTCGGGCCGGGCAGCGAGGACATCATGCGGGTGGTCGCGCACGCGCCGGGCACGCGGCGCTTCGTGGCCCGGCCAGGCGGTGTCCCGGCGGGCAGCGGGGCACTGGGCGTGAACGGAGCCGTGGGGGCGCTGTACGGCATGTCCACTCTGCCCGACGCGCGGAACCGGGGCGTGCAGGCTGCCCTGATCGCTGCCCGGCTGCACGCGGCGCAGGCGGCGGGGGCGACCGTGGCCACGGTCTTCACCACCCCCGGCACCGGCAGCGAACGCAATGTGGTGCGGGCAGGCTTCACGCTGGGCGGAATGCGGCTGACCTTCACCCGCTCCATCAGTACACGCTGA
- the proB gene encoding glutamate 5-kinase, which translates to MRVVLKLGTSVLTAGTDRLHPPRLVDLVRGLAAVREAGHEAVLVTSGAVIAGWEALGFPPRDRTVAEKQLLAAVGQGRLMHRYAQIADIYGMTVAQVLLTADDFRDRTRYLNARTTLDACLARGVLPIINENDAVALEQLKVGDNDTLSAFVANLVEADLLVILTDAPGLYTADPRTHPDATLIPVVPRVTPEIWALAGGAGSHRGTGGMHTKIQAAEIATRAGTPVVIAPGDAPDALHRIVQGEALGTRFVAAGSRLEARKRWILAEIAAGRALLDDGAARAVRERGGSLLPAGIRAVEGSFARGHTIRLLAPDGHEVARGLSRYSSADLSRIAGRHSREIEDVLGFTYGPEAVHRDDLVLL; encoded by the coding sequence ATGCGGGTCGTCCTGAAACTCGGCACGAGCGTCCTCACCGCCGGCACGGATCGGCTGCACCCGCCCCGGCTGGTCGATCTGGTGCGGGGACTGGCAGCGGTGCGGGAGGCCGGGCACGAGGCCGTGCTGGTCACCAGCGGGGCCGTGATCGCCGGGTGGGAGGCGCTGGGCTTCCCGCCGCGCGACCGGACGGTGGCGGAAAAACAGCTGCTGGCCGCTGTCGGGCAGGGCCGCCTGATGCACCGCTACGCGCAGATCGCCGACATCTACGGCATGACCGTGGCACAGGTGCTGCTGACTGCCGACGACTTCCGCGACCGCACCCGCTACCTGAACGCCCGCACCACCCTGGACGCCTGTCTGGCCCGCGGGGTGCTGCCGATCATCAACGAGAACGATGCCGTGGCCCTGGAACAGCTCAAGGTGGGCGACAACGACACCCTGTCGGCCTTCGTGGCGAACCTCGTCGAGGCCGACCTGCTGGTGATCCTGACCGACGCGCCCGGCCTGTACACCGCCGATCCCCGCACGCACCCGGACGCCACGCTGATCCCGGTGGTGCCGCGCGTCACGCCCGAGATCTGGGCGCTGGCGGGCGGCGCGGGCTCGCACCGGGGCACCGGGGGCATGCACACCAAGATCCAGGCGGCCGAGATCGCCACCCGCGCCGGCACCCCGGTCGTGATCGCCCCCGGCGACGCGCCGGACGCCCTGCACCGCATCGTTCAGGGCGAAGCGCTGGGCACCCGCTTCGTGGCCGCCGGATCGCGCCTGGAGGCCCGCAAGCGCTGGATCCTGGCCGAGATCGCCGCCGGCCGGGCCCTGCTCGACGACGGGGCCGCGCGGGCGGTGCGCGAACGCGGCGGGAGTCTGTTGCCGGCCGGGATCCGCGCCGTGGAAGGCAGTTTCGCGCGCGGCCACACCATCCGCCTGCTGGCCCCGGACGGCCACGAGGTCGCCCGCGGCCTGAGCCGCTACTCGTCGGCCGACCTGAGCCGCATCGCCGGGCGGCACTCGCGCGAGATCGAGGACGTGCTGGGCTTCACCTATGGCCCCGAAGCGGTGCACCGCGACGACCTCGTGCTGCTGTAG
- a CDS encoding DMT family transporter: protein MAARPVNLATRPALLILTAAVLWGLLGILGKQAQAAGVSPLEVAFWRAALAGGLYALHAAVIRAPLPRGRDLWITAAFGIAGVSVFYGTYQLAVRAGGASLASVLLYTAPAFVALMGWAFLRERLGLRELAAVGGTLAGIALISFGGGQGVTVGPAALGFGLAAGFTYSLYYVYGKAFFHRYAPPALLAVALPVGALGLLPLVEFAPKTAPAWGSLLALSFFSTYLAYLAYSAGLRHLNATRASVIASLEPVVAAALAALLYAERLSALALLGAALVIGAALLLSVEKKETHPPVE from the coding sequence GTGGCGGCGCGGCCGGTGAATCTGGCCACCCGGCCCGCCCTGCTGATCCTGACCGCCGCCGTGCTGTGGGGCCTGCTGGGCATCCTGGGCAAGCAGGCGCAGGCGGCCGGCGTGTCCCCGCTGGAGGTGGCCTTCTGGCGGGCAGCGCTGGCGGGCGGGCTGTACGCGCTGCACGCGGCCGTGATCCGGGCGCCGCTGCCACGTGGCCGGGATCTGTGGATCACCGCCGCCTTCGGCATCGCCGGGGTCAGCGTGTTCTACGGCACGTACCAGCTGGCCGTGCGGGCGGGCGGGGCCAGTCTGGCGTCCGTGCTGCTGTACACCGCGCCGGCCTTCGTGGCCCTCATGGGTTGGGCCTTCCTGCGCGAGCGGCTGGGCCTGCGGGAGCTGGCGGCCGTGGGCGGCACCCTGGCCGGGATCGCCCTGATCAGTTTCGGGGGTGGCCAGGGCGTGACCGTCGGCCCGGCCGCGCTGGGCTTCGGGCTGGCCGCCGGGTTCACGTACTCGCTGTACTACGTGTACGGCAAGGCCTTCTTTCACCGCTATGCGCCGCCCGCGCTGCTGGCGGTCGCCCTGCCGGTGGGCGCCCTGGGCCTGCTGCCGCTGGTGGAGTTCGCTCCCAAGACAGCGCCTGCGTGGGGCAGCCTGCTGGCCCTGTCGTTCTTCAGCACCTACCTGGCGTATCTGGCGTATTCGGCCGGCCTGCGACACCTGAACGCCACCCGCGCCAGCGTGATCGCCAGCCTGGAGCCCGTGGTGGCCGCCGCCCTGGCCGCGCTGCTGTACGCCGAGCGGCTGTCCGCGCTGGCGCTGCTGGGAGCCGCCCTGGTCATCGGCGCGGCGCTGCTGCTGAGCGTCGAGAAGAAGGAGACCCACCCGCCGGTGGAATGA
- a CDS encoding NUDIX hydrolase — protein sequence MSTHDSIRDLRAVIGTRPINLIGAGAVITDAHGHVLLCRRVGGRAWGVPTGSSELGEALDATMRREVREETGLHVHTADLLDVVSGPDTYRRLANGHGFYAYTALFRMTAWSGTPQPDSVEIAELSFFAPDGLPPLGGPVTRRAVQVRA from the coding sequence ATGAGTACACATGACTCTATCCGTGACCTGCGGGCCGTGATCGGCACCAGGCCCATCAACCTCATCGGGGCGGGCGCGGTGATCACGGATGCCCACGGACATGTCCTGTTGTGCCGCCGCGTGGGCGGCCGGGCGTGGGGCGTCCCCACCGGGAGCAGCGAACTGGGCGAGGCGCTGGACGCCACCATGCGCCGGGAGGTGCGCGAGGAAACCGGCCTGCACGTCCACACGGCCGACCTGCTCGACGTGGTCAGCGGCCCGGACACCTACCGCCGCCTGGCGAACGGCCACGGGTTCTACGCCTACACCGCCCTGTTCCGCATGACGGCGTGGAGCGGCACCCCGCAGCCGGACAGCGTGGAGATCGCGGAACTGTCGTTCTTCGCGCCGGACGGGCTCCCGCCTCTGGGCGGCCCCGTCACCCGCCGCGCCGTACAGGTGAGGGCGTGA